From one Haloferax marinisediminis genomic stretch:
- a CDS encoding branched-chain amino acid ABC transporter permease: MSILSDIFVILLNGLQQGAIYVLLAVGLSIILGTLKFVNFAHGALYLIGTYAGLFVALNVPLSNGKLYEWGLSSIGLDWGFFAALLLVPLLVFVVGLLMERFVARPFYDRPDTDQILVTFGLAIVVQELFRILFGSNSLPFDQPERILSFGSFAGIPVSGPVALPIVGNFPQWRLWVIGITAVLVALVYLLVEYTDFGLVVRAGTRDAEMVRLLGIKITRPYIVVFGIGAALAGVAGVVGGPLNVVNPTIGTNILVPAFLTVVIGGVGSIAGAVVGGIVFGLTTAALVSLAPAWSQVGLYAIAAIVLLTRPQGLLGDEEVAP; the protein is encoded by the coding sequence ATGAGCATCCTCTCCGACATCTTCGTCATCCTGCTCAACGGGCTTCAGCAGGGGGCCATCTACGTCTTGTTGGCAGTTGGTCTTTCCATCATCTTGGGAACGCTCAAGTTCGTCAACTTCGCCCACGGCGCGCTGTATCTCATCGGCACGTACGCCGGACTGTTCGTCGCGTTGAACGTCCCACTGTCGAACGGGAAACTGTACGAATGGGGCCTTTCGTCCATCGGCTTAGACTGGGGCTTCTTCGCAGCGTTGCTGTTGGTCCCGCTTCTGGTATTCGTCGTCGGTCTGCTCATGGAGCGATTCGTCGCTCGTCCGTTCTACGACCGGCCAGACACCGACCAGATTCTCGTGACGTTCGGTCTCGCCATCGTCGTTCAGGAGCTGTTCCGCATCCTGTTCGGGAGTAACAGTCTGCCGTTCGATCAGCCAGAACGAATCCTTTCGTTCGGGTCGTTCGCAGGCATTCCTGTCTCCGGACCCGTCGCCCTCCCAATCGTCGGGAACTTCCCGCAGTGGCGTCTCTGGGTCATCGGAATCACGGCCGTCCTCGTCGCGCTCGTCTACCTGCTCGTCGAGTACACCGACTTCGGTCTGGTGGTCCGCGCAGGGACTCGCGACGCGGAGATGGTCCGGCTGCTCGGAATCAAGATTACCCGTCCGTACATCGTCGTCTTCGGTATCGGTGCGGCACTCGCCGGTGTCGCGGGCGTGGTCGGCGGCCCGCTGAACGTCGTCAACCCGACGATCGGGACGAACATCCTCGTTCCGGCGTTCCTCACCGTCGTCATCGGTGGTGTCGGGAGTATCGCCGGTGCAGTCGTCGGTGGCATCGTCTTCGGACTCACGACGGCCGCACTCGTGTCGCTCGCACCTGCGTGGTCGCAGGTCGGTCTGTACGCGATTGCAGCAATCGTGCTTCTGACTCGGCCACAGGGTCTCCTCGGTGACGAGGAGGTGGCACCATGA
- a CDS encoding substrate-binding protein, which yields MAGLAGCTGGGGGGGGGGGGSDEDYPALGNYPIEGNTAVFGFNVPQSGPYASEGEDELRAYELAVKHLNEGGGWVDTQFDDLSGDGVLGYEIDHVDGDTATDADQARQSASGMIQRDNAIMISGGSSSAVAIAVQGLCQNEKVMFMACLTHSNDTTGKDCVRYSFREMFNAYMTGQALAPVVKEAYGEGLSFYQLYADYSWGQTQQASMEQFMTDVAGWEQVESVATPLGTTDYSTYLSEAQSSGADVLILNHYGLDGANSIQQAVDAGINEDMEIIVPLYNRPMAEAAGGAIEGVYGTLAWDSQIDNTPSKEFTDAFQSEYDRIPSGPAQVAYAQTLQYAAAVERAGTFYPPEVIKQLEDYEYDNIGMGAETMRGCDHQAQRDVPVVKGLPGSEQEAGKYYEIVNITSRDDLGYACDAGPAAECELGSYE from the coding sequence TTGGCTGGGCTGGCTGGTTGTACTGGCGGCGGTGGCGGCGGTGGCGGCGGTGGCGGCGGCAGCGACGAAGACTATCCTGCACTGGGGAACTACCCAATCGAAGGGAACACGGCAGTATTCGGGTTCAACGTTCCACAGTCGGGACCATACGCGTCTGAGGGTGAAGACGAACTGCGAGCGTACGAGCTTGCGGTGAAGCACCTGAACGAGGGCGGCGGCTGGGTGGACACGCAGTTCGACGACCTCTCTGGCGACGGCGTCCTCGGCTACGAGATCGACCACGTCGACGGCGACACCGCGACGGACGCAGACCAGGCACGACAGTCTGCGTCGGGGATGATTCAGCGTGACAACGCGATTATGATCTCCGGTGGGTCGTCCTCTGCGGTGGCAATCGCAGTGCAAGGACTGTGTCAGAACGAGAAAGTCATGTTCATGGCCTGTCTGACGCACTCGAACGACACGACCGGGAAGGACTGCGTCCGCTACTCCTTCCGTGAGATGTTCAACGCGTACATGACCGGGCAGGCGCTGGCGCCGGTCGTGAAAGAGGCCTACGGAGAAGGGCTGAGCTTCTACCAGCTCTACGCCGACTACAGTTGGGGCCAGACCCAACAGGCGTCGATGGAACAGTTCATGACTGATGTTGCGGGCTGGGAGCAAGTCGAATCTGTCGCGACGCCGCTCGGGACGACGGACTACTCCACGTACCTCTCCGAAGCACAGAGCTCCGGTGCGGACGTACTCATCCTCAACCACTACGGCCTCGACGGTGCGAACTCCATCCAACAGGCCGTCGACGCGGGTATCAACGAGGACATGGAGATTATCGTTCCGCTGTACAACCGTCCGATGGCCGAAGCCGCCGGCGGCGCAATCGAAGGCGTCTACGGAACGCTCGCGTGGGACTCTCAAATCGACAACACCCCGTCGAAAGAGTTCACTGATGCGTTCCAGAGCGAGTACGACCGCATTCCGTCCGGCCCGGCACAGGTCGCGTACGCACAGACGCTCCAGTACGCCGCCGCAGTCGAGCGTGCAGGGACGTTCTACCCACCAGAGGTCATCAAGCAACTGGAAGACTACGAATACGACAACATCGGGATGGGCGCAGAGACCATGCGTGGCTGTGACCACCAGGCTCAGCGCGACGTGCCCGTCGTGAAGGGACTCCCAGGCTCCGAACAGGAGGCCGGGAAGTACTACGAGATTGTCAACATCACCAGTCGCGACGACCTCGGATACGCATGTGACGCAGGCCCGGCCGCCGAGTGTGAACTCGGCTCCTACGAGTAA
- a CDS encoding long-chain-fatty-acid--CoA ligase: protein MDKPLLVTEFLDRARRYYADEEAVVATTGERFSYAELGERVDGFSSALQSRGVEKGDRVAVLDPNTHYHLEAAYGTMQLGGVHMPLNYRLVPADFEYMLNDAEVKAIYADYAFAEKIEAIRDDIPTEIFVTNAPDEVDGDWLDFDDIIAESTEYDRPEMAEDELITINYTSGTTGDPKGVCRTHRAETIHAYLISMHQHISDSDVYLWTLPMFHVNGWGHIYAITGHGAKHICTRGVEAEAVLDAIRDENVSYLCAAPTVLNILMKHYRDEGGVETTGSNPVRAATAGAAPPEATIRTVEDEFGWHLMHVYGATETGPLITTSDAERFLEGDGDRFSVKKKQGIGYLGTDVRVVDEDGNDVPRDNQSIGEIVVAGNQVMDKYWNKPEETAEAFSDRLGGYYHMGDLAVVDENGFISIQDRKKDIIISGGENISSIELEDTLFDHDKVADVAVIPVPSEEWGESPKAFIVPTSGDPDTPGVTEDAIIEFCRERIATYKLPKEIEFVAELPKTATGKIQKYELREREWEDEGRMVGEG, encoded by the coding sequence ATGGACAAACCACTCCTGGTGACCGAGTTCCTCGACCGTGCGCGAAGGTACTACGCAGACGAGGAGGCGGTCGTCGCGACGACAGGTGAACGGTTCTCCTATGCGGAACTCGGCGAACGGGTAGACGGGTTCAGTTCGGCGTTACAGTCACGAGGCGTCGAGAAGGGCGACCGGGTCGCGGTTCTCGACCCGAACACGCACTACCACCTCGAAGCGGCCTACGGGACGATGCAACTCGGCGGTGTCCACATGCCGTTGAACTACCGCCTCGTGCCGGCAGACTTCGAGTACATGCTCAACGACGCCGAGGTGAAAGCCATCTACGCGGACTACGCGTTCGCAGAGAAGATAGAGGCGATACGAGACGACATTCCGACGGAGATTTTCGTCACGAACGCTCCCGACGAGGTCGACGGCGACTGGCTCGACTTCGACGACATCATCGCCGAATCGACCGAGTACGACAGACCGGAGATGGCCGAAGACGAGCTCATCACCATCAACTACACCTCGGGGACGACGGGCGACCCGAAAGGTGTCTGCCGGACACACAGGGCGGAGACGATTCACGCCTACCTCATCTCGATGCATCAGCACATCTCGGACAGCGACGTCTACCTGTGGACGCTCCCGATGTTCCACGTCAACGGATGGGGACACATCTACGCCATCACCGGGCACGGGGCGAAGCATATCTGCACACGGGGCGTGGAGGCCGAGGCCGTGTTGGACGCCATCCGTGACGAGAACGTGTCGTACCTCTGTGCCGCGCCGACCGTGCTGAACATCTTGATGAAACACTACCGTGACGAGGGCGGTGTCGAGACCACTGGCTCGAACCCAGTTCGCGCGGCGACGGCGGGGGCGGCCCCGCCGGAAGCGACGATTCGGACCGTCGAAGACGAGTTCGGATGGCACCTCATGCACGTCTACGGAGCGACCGAGACAGGGCCGCTCATCACCACCTCTGACGCGGAACGCTTCTTGGAGGGCGACGGCGACCGATTCAGCGTCAAGAAGAAACAGGGAATCGGCTATCTCGGCACCGACGTGCGCGTCGTCGACGAAGACGGGAACGACGTTCCCCGAGACAACCAGTCCATCGGCGAGATCGTCGTCGCCGGCAATCAGGTGATGGACAAATACTGGAACAAACCCGAAGAGACAGCAGAAGCGTTCTCCGACCGACTGGGGGGGTACTACCACATGGGTGACCTCGCCGTCGTGGACGAAAATGGCTTCATCAGCATCCAGGACCGCAAGAAGGACATCATCATCTCCGGTGGCGAGAACATCTCCAGCATCGAACTGGAGGACACGCTGTTCGACCACGACAAGGTGGCCGACGTGGCAGTCATCCCGGTTCCATCCGAGGAGTGGGGTGAGTCGCCGAAGGCGTTCATCGTCCCGACCAGTGGCGACCCCGACACACCGGGTGTGACAGAAGACGCCATCATCGAGTTCTGTCGAGAACGAATCGCGACGTACAAACTTCCCAAAGAGATCGAGTTCGTCGCCGAACTGCCGAAGACGGCGACCGGGAAGATTCAGAAGTACGAACTCCGCGAGCGCGAGTGGGAAGACGAAGGCCGGATGGTCGGAGAAGGATAG
- the acs gene encoding acetate--CoA ligase, translating into MVDGDGDGELEARLVEQEEFEPSEEFVAQANVSDPAVYDEFEENWPGCWEQAAEMLDWDDDYDEVLDDSNPPFYKWFTGGKLNVSYNCVDRHVENGDKNRVAIKWEGEHGETRTYTYQDLYREVNEFAAALRDLGVEEDDIVTLYMPMVPELPIAMLACARIGAPHSVVFGGFSADALATRMNAADSRFLVTCDGYYRRGDALDHLAKANEGLDGVNHGVDATVVVDRLGDDGFGHDLKGNQYDWDELLAEHAGERVDPVQRDAEDMLFLMYTSGTTGQPKGVKHTTGGYLAYATWTSHAVLDIEKEDTYWCSADIGWITGHSYIVYGPLALGTTTVMYEGTPDFPNRDRLWDIIEKYAVDIFYTAPTAIRAFMKWGSQHPEKHDLSSLRLLGTVGEPINPRAWKWYYKHIGYEECPVVDTWWQTETGGMMITTLPGIKKMKPGSAGPPLPGIDAKIVDTTGEQVDAGRAGYLTVNKPWPGMLRTLYKNDERFIEEYWREYSDVDSDDPEDWVYFPEDGAKIDADDYITILGRVDDVINVSGHRLGTMEIESAIVGVTGVAEAAVVGGNHEVKGEAVYAYVITEEGQAEDDEMRKRIVKGVEDAIGPIARPEAVVFTPELPKTRSGKIMRRLLEEIANGEEELGDTTTLRNPEIVEEIQRKVQVE; encoded by the coding sequence ATGGTAGACGGTGACGGAGACGGTGAACTCGAGGCACGGCTGGTTGAACAGGAGGAGTTCGAACCCTCCGAGGAGTTCGTCGCACAGGCGAACGTCTCTGACCCAGCCGTCTACGACGAGTTCGAAGAGAACTGGCCGGGCTGCTGGGAGCAGGCCGCCGAAATGCTGGACTGGGACGACGACTACGACGAGGTGCTCGACGATTCGAACCCACCGTTCTACAAGTGGTTCACCGGTGGGAAACTGAACGTCTCGTACAACTGTGTCGACCGCCACGTCGAAAATGGCGACAAGAACCGCGTCGCCATCAAGTGGGAGGGTGAACACGGAGAGACACGAACCTATACGTATCAGGACCTGTACCGAGAGGTCAACGAATTCGCAGCAGCGCTCAGAGACCTCGGCGTCGAAGAAGACGACATCGTCACGCTCTACATGCCGATGGTTCCCGAACTCCCCATCGCCATGCTGGCGTGTGCCCGTATCGGGGCACCACACTCGGTCGTCTTCGGCGGCTTCTCTGCGGACGCGCTCGCGACGCGCATGAACGCTGCAGACTCCCGATTCCTCGTCACGTGTGACGGTTACTACCGCCGTGGCGACGCACTCGACCACCTCGCCAAAGCTAACGAAGGCCTCGACGGCGTGAACCACGGTGTCGACGCGACGGTAGTCGTCGACCGACTGGGTGACGACGGCTTCGGCCACGACCTCAAGGGCAACCAGTACGACTGGGACGAGTTGCTGGCCGAGCACGCAGGCGAGCGCGTCGACCCCGTCCAGCGCGACGCCGAAGACATGCTCTTTTTGATGTACACGTCGGGAACGACGGGACAACCGAAGGGTGTCAAACACACCACCGGTGGCTACCTCGCGTACGCGACGTGGACCTCACACGCGGTGCTCGACATCGAGAAGGAAGACACCTACTGGTGTTCGGCCGACATCGGCTGGATTACCGGTCACTCCTACATCGTCTACGGCCCACTGGCACTCGGGACGACGACGGTCATGTACGAGGGGACGCCGGACTTCCCGAACCGCGACCGTCTGTGGGACATCATCGAGAAGTACGCGGTCGACATCTTCTACACGGCACCGACGGCGATTCGAGCGTTCATGAAGTGGGGCAGCCAACACCCCGAGAAACACGACCTGTCGAGTCTTCGTCTCCTCGGCACGGTCGGCGAGCCAATCAACCCGCGCGCGTGGAAGTGGTACTACAAACACATCGGCTACGAGGAGTGCCCGGTGGTCGACACGTGGTGGCAGACCGAGACGGGCGGCATGATGATTACGACACTCCCGGGAATCAAGAAGATGAAACCCGGCTCTGCCGGCCCGCCGCTTCCAGGTATCGACGCGAAAATCGTCGATACGACTGGAGAACAGGTCGACGCAGGTCGAGCGGGCTATCTCACGGTCAACAAGCCGTGGCCGGGCATGCTCCGGACGCTCTACAAGAACGACGAGCGCTTCATCGAAGAGTACTGGCGAGAGTACTCTGACGTCGACAGCGACGACCCCGAAGACTGGGTGTACTTCCCCGAAGACGGCGCGAAAATCGACGCGGACGACTACATCACCATCCTCGGCCGGGTCGACGACGTCATCAACGTCTCTGGTCACCGCCTCGGAACGATGGAAATCGAATCCGCAATCGTCGGCGTCACGGGCGTCGCCGAAGCGGCGGTCGTCGGCGGCAACCACGAGGTGAAAGGCGAGGCCGTGTACGCCTACGTCATCACCGAGGAAGGTCAAGCAGAAGACGACGAGATGCGCAAGCGCATCGTCAAGGGTGTCGAAGACGCGATCGGCCCCATCGCACGGCCGGAAGCAGTCGTCTTCACGCCGGAACTGCCGAAGACGCGCTCGGGCAAGATTATGCGCCGCCTCCTCGAAGAGATTGCGAACGGCGAAGAAGAACTCGGCGACACGACGACGCTTCGGAACCCCGAAATCGTCGAAGAGATTCAGCGAAAGGTCCAAGTCGAGTAA
- a CDS encoding acyl-CoA mutase large subunit family protein, protein MYDDEDLASIREARDEWESETRDPFLEKGGERKDRFATVSNHEVDDIYTPEDVAELGYEEDLGFPGEAPYTRGVYPTMFRGRTWTMRQFAGFGTAQETNERFHYLIENGQTGLSTAFDMPSLMGKDSDDPLSDGEVGKEGVAVDTLRDMEILFDGIDIGEVTTSFTINPSAPVVFAMYVALADNRGVPRDQIGGTFQNDMLKEFIAQKEWVIPPEPSLKLVTDTVEFAAEETPRIRPISVSGYHIREAGSTAIQELAFTLADGFAYVEDAMDRGLDVDEFAPQLSFFFNSHNSIFEEVAKFRAARRIYHDVMSEWYDAEDERSKQLKFHTQTAGQSLTAQQPLNNIVRVTIQALAGVLGGTQSLHTNSFDEALALPSEEAVTVALRTQQIIAEESGAADVIDPLGGSFFIEKLTDEIEAETMAYIEEIREMGDGSVRDGVLAGIDEGYYHKEIGEASYEYQSRVEDGEEIVVGVNKYATDDDTRLDLLHVEDAVQDRQLERLDSVKDERDDDAVEAALDELRETVKNGENVMPVLVDAVKAYVTMGEIMDVFAEEYGTYRETIGVM, encoded by the coding sequence ATGTACGACGACGAGGACTTAGCGTCTATCCGCGAGGCGCGCGACGAGTGGGAGTCTGAGACCCGTGACCCCTTCCTCGAGAAGGGTGGCGAACGAAAAGACCGGTTTGCCACCGTCTCGAACCACGAAGTCGACGATATCTACACGCCCGAGGACGTCGCCGAACTCGGCTACGAGGAGGACCTTGGGTTCCCCGGCGAAGCACCGTACACGCGCGGGGTCTACCCGACGATGTTCCGCGGTCGGACGTGGACGATGCGCCAGTTCGCTGGATTCGGGACTGCACAGGAGACGAACGAGCGCTTCCACTACCTCATCGAGAACGGCCAGACTGGTCTGTCGACGGCGTTCGACATGCCGTCGCTCATGGGCAAGGACTCTGACGACCCGCTGTCTGATGGAGAAGTCGGGAAAGAAGGCGTCGCCGTCGACACCCTGCGCGACATGGAGATTCTCTTCGACGGCATCGACATCGGCGAGGTCACCACGTCGTTCACCATCAACCCCTCTGCCCCCGTCGTCTTCGCGATGTACGTCGCGCTCGCGGACAACCGTGGCGTCCCCCGCGACCAGATTGGCGGCACCTTCCAGAACGACATGCTCAAAGAGTTCATCGCACAGAAAGAGTGGGTCATCCCGCCGGAACCCTCGCTGAAACTCGTCACCGACACCGTCGAGTTCGCCGCCGAGGAGACGCCGCGAATCCGCCCCATCTCGGTCTCGGGCTACCACATCCGCGAGGCGGGGTCGACGGCGATTCAGGAACTCGCGTTCACCCTCGCAGACGGGTTCGCCTACGTCGAAGACGCGATGGACCGCGGCCTCGACGTGGACGAGTTCGCCCCTCAGCTCTCCTTCTTCTTCAACTCGCACAACTCCATCTTCGAGGAGGTGGCGAAGTTCCGTGCCGCCCGCCGCATCTACCACGACGTGATGTCCGAGTGGTACGATGCCGAAGACGAGCGCTCGAAGCAACTGAAGTTCCACACGCAGACTGCGGGGCAGTCGCTGACGGCCCAGCAACCGCTCAACAACATCGTCCGCGTCACGATTCAAGCGCTCGCGGGCGTCCTCGGTGGAACGCAGTCGCTCCACACGAACAGTTTCGACGAAGCACTGGCACTCCCATCTGAAGAGGCAGTCACCGTCGCCCTCCGAACGCAGCAGATTATCGCCGAAGAGTCGGGTGCGGCCGACGTCATCGACCCGCTCGGCGGCAGCTTCTTCATCGAGAAACTCACCGACGAAATCGAAGCCGAGACGATGGCCTACATCGAAGAGATTCGCGAGATGGGCGATGGCTCCGTCCGCGACGGTGTGCTCGCCGGCATCGACGAAGGCTACTACCACAAGGAGATTGGCGAGGCTTCCTACGAGTACCAATCGCGCGTCGAAGACGGCGAGGAAATCGTCGTCGGCGTCAACAAGTACGCCACCGACGACGACACCCGCCTGGATCTCCTGCACGTCGAAGATGCGGTGCAGGACCGCCAGCTCGAACGGCTCGACTCGGTCAAGGACGAACGCGACGACGACGCAGTCGAGGCGGCACTCGACGAACTCCGTGAGACCGTCAAAAACGGTGAGAACGTCATGCCGGTGCTCGTCGACGCAGTCAAAGCGTACGTCACGATGGGCGAGATTATGGACGTGTTCGCCGAGGAGTACGGCACCTACCGCGAGACCATCGGCGTGATGTAA
- a CDS encoding NosD domain-containing protein, giving the protein MALVTPTAAKWVAGVVTVVLVLASVSFVIPASGAVSPVPFDDTVKTGGTAVDSRLSEVEGFEVPIAQVHFSQYRYVIGYYDVTTAAADVSSAESARQFGDPLAVFVSDYASVTPLVDDDGYLRTKHNRTTGWVEASDASFVVDSGARVPTGPIVVPFSDPSAATSFADEYGGDVVDWQTLRERSESPLSTRLDAFDASVSDHQNWVNQTTAASDSLFDRPVSTVVGEDAPTIEAAVESAPANTTVYVPAGTYSVDTISLNRSITLVGDGPDTRLVGDGNGTVVHVRADRAAVGSLAISGVGDVGTRRVRATNESVDWDTRVQLAYGRGDAGIVLDGANESTVRDVTIDTPSSGVIVRESADSVLANMTVQGAETASEGFMGVVLIGERSVVENSTFLDGRDGVYTHRADGSVVRNNHMEDGRYGVHQMYTSNMLVADNVVRENRVGVIIMTRPVGNLVVGNDVRDSDFGFIPAGSDTYVADNVFADNEYGMDVSGDRQVYTRNVVVGNDVGVRGSSTFPTNVVVGNDIVDNDVQVESTLGPMRTWTREGDGNYWGDLPLEDTDGDGVYDRAFQPSGPVDAELGRDSAALTLSRSPMMDALRRARDDVAGLRGSGVVDAAPRTNPVQPDVVAGLNTTERADV; this is encoded by the coding sequence ATGGCACTCGTAACCCCGACAGCGGCCAAGTGGGTCGCCGGTGTGGTGACCGTCGTGCTCGTCCTCGCAAGTGTCTCGTTCGTCATTCCTGCTTCGGGTGCAGTCTCACCCGTCCCCTTCGACGACACGGTCAAGACCGGCGGGACGGCCGTCGACAGTCGACTGTCGGAAGTCGAAGGTTTCGAGGTTCCTATCGCGCAGGTCCACTTCTCGCAGTACCGGTACGTCATCGGCTACTACGACGTGACGACCGCTGCGGCCGACGTGTCGTCTGCCGAGAGCGCGCGCCAGTTCGGCGACCCACTCGCGGTGTTCGTCTCCGACTACGCCAGCGTGACGCCACTCGTCGACGACGACGGATACCTCAGAACCAAACACAACCGCACCACCGGTTGGGTCGAGGCATCGGATGCGTCGTTCGTCGTCGACTCCGGTGCCCGTGTTCCCACTGGGCCAATCGTCGTGCCGTTTTCAGACCCGAGTGCGGCGACATCGTTCGCCGACGAGTACGGCGGCGACGTCGTCGACTGGCAGACGCTCCGCGAGCGCTCGGAGAGTCCACTCTCGACGCGACTCGACGCCTTCGACGCTTCTGTTTCCGACCACCAGAACTGGGTGAACCAGACCACTGCTGCGAGTGATTCACTCTTCGACCGGCCCGTCTCGACTGTCGTCGGCGAGGACGCGCCGACCATCGAGGCGGCCGTCGAATCCGCACCCGCGAACACGACCGTCTACGTTCCGGCGGGCACCTACTCGGTCGATACGATCTCCCTGAATCGCTCGATTACCCTCGTCGGCGACGGCCCCGACACCCGACTCGTCGGCGATGGCAACGGGACTGTCGTTCACGTCCGGGCTGACCGGGCGGCCGTCGGGTCGCTCGCTATCTCGGGTGTCGGCGACGTGGGAACGCGTCGCGTCCGGGCGACCAACGAATCCGTCGACTGGGACACTCGCGTCCAACTCGCCTACGGCCGCGGTGACGCCGGTATCGTCCTCGACGGCGCGAACGAATCCACCGTTCGTGATGTCACCATCGACACACCGTCGAGTGGTGTCATCGTCCGCGAGAGCGCCGACAGCGTGCTCGCAAACATGACCGTACAGGGCGCAGAAACGGCCTCAGAGGGGTTCATGGGTGTCGTCCTCATCGGTGAACGCTCGGTGGTCGAGAACTCGACGTTCCTCGACGGCCGCGACGGCGTCTACACCCATCGGGCCGACGGGAGCGTCGTCAGGAACAACCACATGGAAGACGGTCGCTACGGCGTCCACCAGATGTACACCTCGAACATGCTCGTCGCCGACAACGTCGTCCGCGAGAACAGAGTCGGGGTAATCATCATGACACGCCCCGTCGGGAACCTCGTGGTCGGAAACGACGTCCGCGACTCTGATTTCGGATTCATCCCCGCCGGGAGCGACACCTACGTCGCGGACAACGTCTTCGCCGACAACGAGTACGGCATGGACGTGAGCGGCGACCGGCAAGTGTACACGCGAAACGTCGTCGTCGGCAACGACGTGGGCGTCCGTGGGAGTTCGACGTTCCCGACGAACGTCGTCGTCGGCAACGACATCGTCGACAACGACGTGCAGGTCGAATCGACTCTCGGCCCCATGCGGACGTGGACACGAGAGGGAGACGGAAACTACTGGGGCGACCTTCCGCTCGAAGATACCGATGGGGACGGCGTGTACGACCGGGCGTTCCAACCATCCGGCCCGGTCGACGCCGAGCTCGGGAGAGACTCGGCAGCACTCACCCTCTCGCGGTCACCCATGATGGACGCACTTCGCCGCGCCCGAGACGACGTCGCCGGCCTCCGTGGGTCGGGTGTAGTCGACGCAGCACCGCGAACGAACCCAGTCCAACCAGACGTGGTTGCCGGGCTAAACACGACGGAGCGAGCAGATGTCTGA
- a CDS encoding ABC transporter ATP-binding protein: MSEGDTEVRETSVESGDEHRGHAIEAIGLSHAYGDIHVLEDVSLSVAPGEIVALVGPNGSGKSTLLRFLAKVRAPDDGTIRVGTNGHTRVGYLPQQPGFRTGFTAVDTLRFYAQFVDDNVDVHDILDRVGLAHAANRRVEALSGGMTRLLGLGRALIGDPAVLILDEPASGLDPGMVERLFGIVSDLATDGTAIILSSHNLGPVERTADRVLVLDNGTFVADGAPRDILESTGATDLQTAFGELVTTDEVDGR; the protein is encoded by the coding sequence ATGTCTGAAGGAGACACCGAGGTACGAGAGACGAGCGTCGAATCGGGTGACGAACACCGTGGCCACGCAATCGAGGCGATTGGCCTCTCCCACGCGTACGGAGACATCCACGTTCTCGAAGACGTGTCGCTGTCGGTCGCGCCGGGCGAAATCGTCGCACTCGTCGGGCCGAACGGGTCAGGGAAGTCCACGCTCCTCCGGTTCCTCGCGAAGGTTCGCGCGCCCGACGACGGGACGATTCGGGTCGGCACCAACGGACACACTCGCGTGGGGTACTTGCCGCAACAACCGGGCTTCCGAACAGGGTTCACCGCCGTCGATACGCTCCGGTTCTACGCGCAGTTCGTCGACGACAACGTGGACGTGCACGATATCCTCGACCGCGTCGGACTCGCCCACGCGGCAAACCGGCGAGTCGAAGCACTCTCCGGTGGGATGACTCGCCTCCTCGGCCTCGGTCGAGCACTCATCGGCGACCCGGCCGTCCTCATCCTCGACGAACCCGCGAGCGGCCTCGACCCGGGAATGGTCGAGCGACTCTTCGGTATCGTCTCTGACCTCGCCACCGACGGGACGGCAATCATCCTCTCGTCGCACAACCTCGGCCCAGTCGAGCGAACCGCAGACCGTGTCCTCGTCCTCGACAACGGGACGTTCGTCGCCGATGGCGCACCACGAGATATACTCGAGTCAACCGGTGCAACGGACCTCCAGACAGCGTTCGGTGAACTCGTCACGACCGACGAGGTGGACGGCCGATGA